A segment of the Phycisphaerae bacterium RAS1 genome:
TTGTCGATGATGCAGAAGTGCGACGTGCCGCGGTCGTCCGGGGCCGCGGGTGGAGCGGCCGACCCGCCCGTTTCCTGGGTTGTGGGGACGGGCGAGACGCCCATCCCACCCGCTCGCTGTGTCGCGGGGACGGGCGAGAGGCCCATCCCACCCGCTCGCTGTGTCGCGGGGACGGGCGAGAGGCCCATCCCACCCGCTCGCTGTGTCGCGGGGACGGGCGAGACGCCCATCCCACCCCCGATCCCACCCTCGGCTGGCGGCTTTCGAGTTCCGTAGGCGCTCGGTTCTCCCGCCGGATCGGCGAGCGGATAGGACAGGCCCAGCAGCCACTCCTGCGTCACGCTCATCTGGGCCGGATCGCCCATCCAGTACGACCGATTCGCGAAGCCGTGTTTGAGCGCTTCGAGCACATCGTGAGTTGCGTCGGGCGGGCTGCGGAGAAAGGCCGCCTTCAGATCGACGGGTTCCAAGCTGCGCAGCGCCTCGGCCAGGATCACGCCGCCCGACGACGGCAGCGGCATGGTGATGATCTCATATCGCTGGCGATAGCTGAATCGCAGCGGGGTGCGCTCCACCACGCGGTAGCCGCTCAGGTCTTCGTGCGACAGGACGCCGCCGGCTTCGGCGACGGCCGTCACGATCGCATCAGCGATCGGCCCGCGGTACATGGCCGCCGGCCCTTCGCGCGCCAGAATCTTGAGCAGCTCCACCTGGTCCGGGCGGCGCAGACGCTGCCCCGCCGACAGCGCCAGGTAGTGGCGGATCAATGTCTCGCGCGTGCGCGTGAAGCGCAAGCCGACCTGGGGCCAGCGCACGTAGTCCTCGTCCACTTTTTTGGCCGTCTGGAGAAAATGATCGTCGACGAGGAACCCGCGCGACGCCAGCCCGATCGCTTGACCGACCAGCGCGGCGAAGGGCTGTTTGCACCAGCGGCGGTGAATCTCAGCCAGTCCCGCGGGCAGGCCGGGCGTCGCCACCGCCAGGCCGCCATAGATGCTCGGCGAATACCCGCCGGAGCCTCCCGCGGCGCGCTGGGTCGCGGCGGCGATCAGCTTCTCGCCGCCTTGCCGCGGCGCGGTGTCGCGGAAGTCGAGCGCGACGTAGCGTTTCTCGGCCGCGACGTAAGCGATGAGAAACCCGCCGCCGCCCAGGCCGGTGCTTTCGGGCCGCGAGACGGTCAGCGCCAGCGATGTGGCGATGGCGGCTTCGAACGCGTTTCCGCCGCGCTCGAGAATCGTGACGCCGATCAGCGAAGCATCCGGCGAATCGGCGGCAACCATCCCGCCGCGGCCGCGGGCGACAAAGTCCTGCGCGGCGGCGCGGGTGGAGCAAATCGCAACGACCGTAGCGAGTAGAAGGTGGGCACGGCCCACCCTACGGGGCGGTGTAGCCCGGCCGCCCTCGGCCGGTTCCTGCGTAGCCCGGCCGCCTTCCCTACACATTGCCCGCCTTCTTGATGCGATGGACCATCGACTGCGACGACGTTTTGATGCCGCGCAGGCTGCCGATGAGCTGCTCCTTGTTCGGGGCGTACTCCATCGCGATATCCGTGAACACCATGTTGTTCTCGACCAGTTCCGCAAGCGAGTGGTTGAACGAGCGCATGCCGATCTCGCGGTTTCCGGCGATGACTTCGGGAAGGTCGGTGTCCTCGCCGTTGCGGATCTTCTCCTTGACGATGCCCTCACCCAGCAGCACCTCGGTCGCCGGCACGCGCAGCATTTTCGGATCAACCGCCGGCAGCAGCCGCTGGGCCATGATCGCCCGCAGGCCGTTGGCCAGCGATGAGCGGATGAACTCGTGCTGCTCGATCGGGAAGAATTCGAGAATGCGCGTCAGAGATTGCATCGTGTCCGCCGTGTGCATGGTGCAGAACACCAGATGCCCGGTTTCCGCCGCCTGCAGCGCCGCCAGCATGGTCTCCTTGTCGCGCATCTCGCCGATGAAAATCACGTCCGGGTCCTGCCGCACGGCCGATCGCAAGGCGTCGTTGAAATGGTCCACGTCCAGGCCGATCTCGCGTTGGCTCACGACGCTTTTCTTGGGCTTGAAGACGTACTCGATCGGGTCTTCGATGCTGATGATGTTGTCGTAGCGCGTCTCGTTGATGTGGTCGATCATCGCCGCGAGCGTCGTGCTCTTGCCGCAGCCGGTCACGCCGCAGACGATCACCAGCCCCTCGTGCGTATGCGCGGCGACCGTCTCGTAGATCGGCGGAAGGTGAATATCCTCGAACCTCGGGATGACGTTCTTCACGCGGCGGATGGCGGCATGCATCTGCTGGCAGGAGCGCAGGATATTGATGCGGAAGCGCTCACCGTCGGGCAGCGTCACCGCAAAGTCCAGCGCGCCGCGCCGGTCATACTCGTCGAGCCGCTTCTTGGGAATCAGCGGCTCCATCAGCTTCTCGATCGTTCCGGTATTGACCTCGAAGCTGGGCATCTGCGCCCGCTGGAGCTTGCCGGCGATGCGGTAGGCGGGCGGGGCGCTGGTCTTGAGGTGCAGGTCGCTGGCCTGAAACTGCCTCATGGCCTCGAGCAGCGGATAGATCGAATCGGGGAGCGGTTGCATGGTTCTCTCAATTCGGACCCGGAATCGGACGGGGAGCATCGGCGTCTCGCCGGTGCTCCAAGGCAGCTGGTCGATGCGCACCGGCGAGACGCCGATGCTCCCCGTGTCGCGCGACAGAACCTACTTCTGGCGCTTGAACAACTGATCGTAGTCCTCGTAGACCATATCGGACGCCTTCTTCTTGAAGAGCGTGCCGATCTTGTCCGGCAGTTCCTTTTGAGCCGTGTCGCGGTAGTACTTGCCCAGTGCGGCGTCTTCGGATTGGGTAAACGCCTTGGGCACCGCCCAGGATTTCGGATTCATCTCCTCGCGCATCAGGTTCGGCGCCACGACCAGCGTTTTGTAGCAGCCGCTGCCGAACGCCCGCGACCAGACCTGCACCGCCCGCAGGAGGTTTACGAAATTCCCGCGGCGGGCGTTGGTCACGAGGTAGTCGCGGAGCGTCTCGACCAGCTTGGGCATCTTGCTCAGGTTGATGAAGACCGTGTTGAGCTTGTCGGTGCGCTCGCCCACCTGCCGCAGGTCGCGCAACATGCCGTGAATGTGCGCCTCCATGACCGCGAAGGCGCGAATCAGCTCGACCAGGGCGTCGCCGATCTCCTCGAATGTCTGGTGCGTGGGGGTGTGCGTCTCGACGAACACCTCGGGCAATTCGGTGTGAAACTTCGCCCACAGCTCCTTGAACGCCGCCTCGGCGGTGCGGCCCTCGGCCGCGACCGTCTCCACCTCGGCCGCCTCGACCTTGGTGTCGCGCTCGCGCAGCGCAGCCTCCACCTGGGCCCGCAGTTTCTCGTTTTCGTCGCGCAGTTGGTTGATCAGGTCGGCCTGCTGCGTCGCCTGTGTGTTCACCGATTGCCTCGCGTTCTTCAGCTTGTCGTAAGTGACCTGAAGCTGCTCGTGCTCGTTGATCTGCACGCGCAACTGGCTCTCCAGCCGGCCGATGTCGTCCAGCAGCTTCGAGCGCTCGCCCTGCATCTCCGTCAGCGTCGAGCGCTGCACGGAGAGCACCTGCTCCGCCTGCTTGCGCTCGGTCAACTCGGACGCCAGCCGGCGGTCCAGTTCGTCGGCGCGCGTCTTTTCCGTGGTGACTCTCAGCTCCAGCGCAGCGCGCTCACGCATCAGCGACTGCACCGACCCGGACGGAGCCGGTGACTCGGCCGGCGGCGGCGCGGCCGGCTGTGCAGCGCCCGCCCGCCCCGCCGGCGCCAGCAACACGTCCAACTCCTGCCGCACGGCCTCGGAAACCGGCGCACCGCCGCGCGCCAGCGTTTGCCGGAATACGTCGTCCAGCGCGCCAGCGTCCGCCGCAGACCGCCGGCGCGACTCGGCCGCTGCTCGGCCGAGCGCCGCGATGCGATCCAGCCCCACTACCGCCGCCTGTGCCATGGCCGCTCCTCTTGCAATCCGCGGCGGCGGGTGCAGCGCCGCCGAAAGTAAGCGTACTGGTCTCGCGAATGGCGGGCAAGCGCCGGAACATCCGCGTAAGGGGTCAGAACGCGAAGTGCAAGCGAGCGCCGCGGTACGATCCGAGCCGCGCGCGTAAGCTAGCGGTTCTTGATACTCCGCTCCCTCACGAGAGTGAGAATAAATCCCCCTTGCCGGGGATGGTACATTATTCGACATGGACACGACGATGCTGATTGCCGGAATGG
Coding sequences within it:
- the smc_5 gene encoding Chromosome partition protein Smc, translated to MAQAAVVGLDRIAALGRAAAESRRRSAADAGALDDVFRQTLARGGAPVSEAVRQELDVLLAPAGRAGAAQPAAPPPAESPAPSGSVQSLMRERAALELRVTTEKTRADELDRRLASELTERKQAEQVLSVQRSTLTEMQGERSKLLDDIGRLESQLRVQINEHEQLQVTYDKLKNARQSVNTQATQQADLINQLRDENEKLRAQVEAALRERDTKVEAAEVETVAAEGRTAEAAFKELWAKFHTELPEVFVETHTPTHQTFEEIGDALVELIRAFAVMEAHIHGMLRDLRQVGERTDKLNTVFINLSKMPKLVETLRDYLVTNARRGNFVNLLRAVQVWSRAFGSGCYKTLVVAPNLMREEMNPKSWAVPKAFTQSEDAALGKYYRDTAQKELPDKIGTLFKKKASDMVYEDYDQLFKRQK
- the ggt gene encoding Gamma-glutamyltranspeptidase precursor, encoding MCREGGRATQEPAEGGRATPPRRVGRAHLLLATVVAICSTRAAAQDFVARGRGGMVAADSPDASLIGVTILERGGNAFEAAIATSLALTVSRPESTGLGGGGFLIAYVAAEKRYVALDFRDTAPRQGGEKLIAAATQRAAGGSGGYSPSIYGGLAVATPGLPAGLAEIHRRWCKQPFAALVGQAIGLASRGFLVDDHFLQTAKKVDEDYVRWPQVGLRFTRTRETLIRHYLALSAGQRLRRPDQVELLKILAREGPAAMYRGPIADAIVTAVAEAGGVLSHEDLSGYRVVERTPLRFSYRQRYEIITMPLPSSGGVILAEALRSLEPVDLKAAFLRSPPDATHDVLEALKHGFANRSYWMGDPAQMSVTQEWLLGLSYPLADPAGEPSAYGTRKPPAEGGIGGGMGVSPVPATQRAGGMGLSPVPATQRAGGMGLSPVPATQRAGGMGVSPVPTTQETGGSAAPPAAPDDRGTSHFCIIDKDGNIVSMTETINGPFGSLVMTEPFGILLNNQMDDYTIGDGPNLFGLVQSDANRPTPGLRPLSSMTPTIVLKDGKPILVLGASGGPRIVSSVLNVLLNVIEHDMPLPDAVETTRVHHQWSPDLVFFDQPPLAELAAGLESHGQKLSPDRRAAAVQAIQILEDGTLVGVSDPRKGGKPRAAAGP
- the pilT_4 gene encoding Twitching mobility protein, producing MQPLPDSIYPLLEAMRQFQASDLHLKTSAPPAYRIAGKLQRAQMPSFEVNTGTIEKLMEPLIPKKRLDEYDRRGALDFAVTLPDGERFRINILRSCQQMHAAIRRVKNVIPRFEDIHLPPIYETVAAHTHEGLVIVCGVTGCGKSTTLAAMIDHINETRYDNIISIEDPIEYVFKPKKSVVSQREIGLDVDHFNDALRSAVRQDPDVIFIGEMRDKETMLAALQAAETGHLVFCTMHTADTMQSLTRILEFFPIEQHEFIRSSLANGLRAIMAQRLLPAVDPKMLRVPATEVLLGEGIVKEKIRNGEDTDLPEVIAGNREIGMRSFNHSLAELVENNMVFTDIAMEYAPNKEQLIGSLRGIKTSSQSMVHRIKKAGNV